One Vanacampus margaritifer isolate UIUO_Vmar chromosome 20, RoL_Vmar_1.0, whole genome shotgun sequence DNA window includes the following coding sequences:
- the map3k8 gene encoding mitogen-activated protein kinase kinase kinase 8, whose protein sequence is MEYNYDNHMQLLLAHMNIEDIINAAETLYQLEGEEEVESGLLSEGDSLSPVAMDGNEEIGNFVSLESQESYSDGAGNVRHGTVADLLSFVNMLSDMQAEALQHLSEEMGVLLNKNDMVVKNGRYKINKDVLLFSWQLTYKNRGSDLVPKGSFGKVHLAQDITTRKRMACKLIPMENFRGAEIEFQARFCHENIAKLYGALLWERNVHLFMEAGEGGSVLEKIDSCGPMREFEIIWVTKQILRGLEYLHSHNVIHHDIKPSNIVLMSDKAVLVDFGLTVQMTEDLYIPRDLRGTEMYMSPELVLCRGHDTKTDIYSLGTTIIHMQTGDPPWVRRYPRTAYPSYLYIIYKQAPPLEDIADNCSLAMKSFLERALEKNPSLRSSASELLKDEAINPPKEDQPRCWSLDSALEEANHAMLYQQNQQDDTTQDSSLYAEVSVPVKRNGSLYLDLGGLSGYCPLVTGPPTSEYG, encoded by the exons ATGGAGTACAACTATGACAACCACATGCAACTGCTTTTGGCACATATGAACATTGAAGACATCATCAATGCGGCAGAGACGCTCTATCAGCttgaaggagaagaagaggtAGAAAGTGGCTTATTATCTGAAGGTGACAGTCTCTCCCCTGTTGCAATGGATGGGAATGAAGAGATTGGAAACTTTGTGAGTCTGGAGTCGCAGGAGAGCTACTCTGACGGAGCTGGAAATGTCCGGCACGGGACAGTGGCAGACCTCCTGTCCTTTGTCAACATGCTCTCCGACATGCAAGCGGAAGCACTGCAGCACCTGTCTGAGGAGATGGGAGTCCTGCTAAATAAA AATGATATGGTTGTAAAAAATGGGCGCTATAAGATCAACAAGGATGTACTCCTGTTTTCCTGGCAATTGACCTACAAGAATCGTGGCTCTGACCTCGTACCTAAGGGCTCCTTTGGGAAAGTTCACTTAGCTCAGGACATCACGACCCGGAAGAGAATGGCTTGTAAACTG ATTCCCATGGAGAACTTCAGAGGGGCCGAAATAGAGTTCCAGGCTCGCTTCTGCCATGAGAACATCGCCAAACTGTACGGGGCTTTGCTGTGGGAACGGAACGTGCATCTCTTCATGGAGGCCGGCGAGGGCGGCTCGGTCCTGGAGAAGATCGACAGCTGCGGGCCGATGAGAGAGTTTGAGATCATCTGGGTGACCAAGCAGATCCTTCGGGGCCTGGAGTATCTTCACTCGCACAACGTCATCCATCACGACATTAAAC CCAGTAACATTGTCCTGATGTCAGACAAGGCTGTCCTGGTGGACTTTGGCCTGACCGTGCAAATGACAGAGGACCTGTATATCCCAAGAGACCTGAGAGGAACCGAG atgTACATGAGTCCAGAGCTTGTTTTGTGTCGTGGACATGATACCAAAACAGATATCTACAGCCTGGGAACTACCATCATTCACATGCAGACTGGCGACCCTCCCTGGGTTAGAAGATACCCACGCACCGCCTACCCATCGTACCTCTACATT ATCTACAAGCAAGCACCCCCCCTGGAGGACATAGCTGACAACTGCAGCCTGGCCATGAAGTCTTTTCTGGAACGAGCTCTGGAGAAGAACCCCTCACTTAGGAGTTCAGCGTCGGAGCTGCTGAAGGATGAGGCCATCAACCCGCCTAAAGAGGACCAGCCCAGGTGTTGGAGTCTAGACTCGGCTCTGGAGGAGGCCAACCATGCCATGCTGTACCAGCAGAACCAGCAAGATGACACCACTCAAG ACTCTTCACTCTATGCTGAAGTTTCTGTCCCAGTGAAGAGGAATGGCTCCTTATACCTCGACCTAGGGGGCTTGTCTGGCTATTGCCCGCTGGTGACAGGACCCCCCACTTCAGAATATGGCTAA
- the mtpap gene encoding poly(A) RNA polymerase, mitochondrial isoform X1 has protein sequence MRRTSTKMASSIAAHRVHMSGRSKLVQCLQKVDRVFHRRVGTTAVAAHADPPTKDEAAGEKDGRLSFYAVQAQRQKEAERSVLINCPQMTNKKKILKFLSLHGDIKKYFTYESYGIHAVVEFASQDSVYSLLDAASIPSNNHESLVPYKSRLMTLRYLTEVTSQQSSKETHSQTTIPINDLIMRLCQEESIDQQIVSLTEAYQLTEENSRLRFLVCSMLKDIAAAYFPECSIKPFGSSVNGFGKLGCDLDMFLDLDGISGRNLKMPPSGMALEYQMKRASSERSVTQSLLSVIGECVDQFGPGCVGVQKILNARCPLVRFSHQPSGFQCDLTANNRVAMKSSELLYLYGQLDPRVRHLVFTVRCWARAKGVTSSIPGAWITNFSLTVMVVFFLQGRSPSIIPTLDHLRNLAGPADKSVIEGNDCTFVSDFDRIQLQSNTETLEKLLCEFFEFYGSFEFIKKSINIRKGKEQNKPEACALHIQNPFETALNVSKNVNHTQLERFVDLCKEGAWLLQQSDIIEPKRGRTPQPWGLASLLLPAKGTGGKSQKKWRKELPNVRIKSLLESLKKKNSRTA, from the exons ATGCGTCGTACGTCAACAAAAATGGCGTCCTCCATTGCTGCGCACAGGGTACATATGAGCGGAAGGAGCAAACTCGTACAATGTCTCCAAAAGGTGGACAGAGTTTTTCACAGAAGAGTCGGAACTACAGCTGTCGCAGCCCATGCCGACCCACCAACAAAGGACGAAGCCG CAGGTGAAAAGGATGGACGTCTGTCTTTTTACGCTGTCCAAGCGCAAAGACAAAAAGAGGCAGAAAGATCTGTTCTCATCAACTGTCCCCAAATGaccaataagaaaaaaatcctcaagTTTCTATCATTGCATGGTGATATTAAAAAGTACTTCACGTACGAAAGCTAT GGAATTCATGCAGTGGTGGAATTTGCTTCACAGGACAGCGTTTACTCATTACTCGATGCTGCCAGTATCCCCAGTAACAACCATGAATCTCTGGTTCCTTATAAATCAAGATTAATGACCCTGAGATATCTGACAGAAGTAACCAGCCAGCAGTCCAGTAAAGAGACCCACTCACAAACTACTATTCCCATTAATGATCTTATTATGAGACTTTGTCAAGAAGAGAGT ATAGACCAACAAATAGTCTCCTTGACAGAAGCCTACCAGCTAACTGAGGAGAACAGTCGACTGCGTTTCCTCGTGTGCTCCATGCTCAAAGACATTGCCGCTGCTTATTTTCCGGAATGCTCCATTAAACCCTTTGGCTCATCAGTGAATGGCTTTGGAAAGCTGGGCTGCGATTTGGACATGTTTCTGGACCTAGATGGCATCAGTGGAAGGAATTTAAAGATG CCACCATCCGGTATGGCCTTGGAGTACCAGATGAAGCGTGCCTCTTCAGAGCGCAGTGTCACGCAGAGCCTCTTGTCTGTCATTGGCGAATGCGTGGACCAGTTTGGGCCCGGCTGCGTCGGTGTGCAGAAGATCCTCAATGCCCGATGCCCTTTGGTCCGTTTCTCCCATCAGCCGTCTGGTTTTCAGTGTGACCTCACCGCCAACAACag GGTGGCGATGAAGAGCTCAGAGTTGCTTTACCTTTATGGCCAACTGGACCCTCGAGTGCGTCACCTGGTGTTCACCGTGAGATGTTGGGCCCGAGCAAAAGGAGTGACCAGCAGCATCCCCGGGGCCTGGATCACAAACTTCTCTCTCACAGTCATGGTGGTGTTCTTCCTGCAGGGGAGAAGCCCCTCGATAATCCCCACCCTGGACCATCTACGAAACCTTGCAG GTCCCGCGGACAAGAGCGTGATCGAGGGGAACGACTGCACATTTGTCAGCGACTTCGACAGGATTCAGCTCCAGAGCAACACGGAAACACTGG AGAAACTGCTTTGTGAATTCTTTGAGTTCTATGGCAGCTTTGAATTCATTAAGAAGTCCATAAATATCAGAAAG GGCAAAGAGCAGAACAAGCCCGAGGCGTGCGCATTGCACATCCAGAACCCGTTTGAAACAGCCCTGAATGTCAGCAAGAACGTCAACCACACACAACTCGAACGATTCGTGGATCTGTGTAAGGAGGGCGCCTGGCTACTCCAGCAGAGTGACATCATTGAGCCCAAACGGGGCCGCACCCCCCAACCATGGGGTCTCGCGAGCCTCCTGCTGCCTGCGAAGGGAACGGGGGGCAAAAGTCAAAAGAAGTGGAGAAAGGAGCTTCCTAATGTGCGGATCAAGAGCTTGCTAGAatcgctgaaaaaaaaaaacagccggaCAGCTTAA
- the mtpap gene encoding poly(A) RNA polymerase, mitochondrial isoform X2, giving the protein MRRTSTKMASSIAAHRVHMSGRSKLVQCLQKVDRVFHRRVGTTAVAAHADPPTKDEAGEKDGRLSFYAVQAQRQKEAERSVLINCPQMTNKKKILKFLSLHGDIKKYFTYESYGIHAVVEFASQDSVYSLLDAASIPSNNHESLVPYKSRLMTLRYLTEVTSQQSSKETHSQTTIPINDLIMRLCQEESIDQQIVSLTEAYQLTEENSRLRFLVCSMLKDIAAAYFPECSIKPFGSSVNGFGKLGCDLDMFLDLDGISGRNLKMPPSGMALEYQMKRASSERSVTQSLLSVIGECVDQFGPGCVGVQKILNARCPLVRFSHQPSGFQCDLTANNRVAMKSSELLYLYGQLDPRVRHLVFTVRCWARAKGVTSSIPGAWITNFSLTVMVVFFLQGRSPSIIPTLDHLRNLAGPADKSVIEGNDCTFVSDFDRIQLQSNTETLEKLLCEFFEFYGSFEFIKKSINIRKGKEQNKPEACALHIQNPFETALNVSKNVNHTQLERFVDLCKEGAWLLQQSDIIEPKRGRTPQPWGLASLLLPAKGTGGKSQKKWRKELPNVRIKSLLESLKKKNSRTA; this is encoded by the exons ATGCGTCGTACGTCAACAAAAATGGCGTCCTCCATTGCTGCGCACAGGGTACATATGAGCGGAAGGAGCAAACTCGTACAATGTCTCCAAAAGGTGGACAGAGTTTTTCACAGAAGAGTCGGAACTACAGCTGTCGCAGCCCATGCCGACCCACCAACAAAGGACGAAGCCG GTGAAAAGGATGGACGTCTGTCTTTTTACGCTGTCCAAGCGCAAAGACAAAAAGAGGCAGAAAGATCTGTTCTCATCAACTGTCCCCAAATGaccaataagaaaaaaatcctcaagTTTCTATCATTGCATGGTGATATTAAAAAGTACTTCACGTACGAAAGCTAT GGAATTCATGCAGTGGTGGAATTTGCTTCACAGGACAGCGTTTACTCATTACTCGATGCTGCCAGTATCCCCAGTAACAACCATGAATCTCTGGTTCCTTATAAATCAAGATTAATGACCCTGAGATATCTGACAGAAGTAACCAGCCAGCAGTCCAGTAAAGAGACCCACTCACAAACTACTATTCCCATTAATGATCTTATTATGAGACTTTGTCAAGAAGAGAGT ATAGACCAACAAATAGTCTCCTTGACAGAAGCCTACCAGCTAACTGAGGAGAACAGTCGACTGCGTTTCCTCGTGTGCTCCATGCTCAAAGACATTGCCGCTGCTTATTTTCCGGAATGCTCCATTAAACCCTTTGGCTCATCAGTGAATGGCTTTGGAAAGCTGGGCTGCGATTTGGACATGTTTCTGGACCTAGATGGCATCAGTGGAAGGAATTTAAAGATG CCACCATCCGGTATGGCCTTGGAGTACCAGATGAAGCGTGCCTCTTCAGAGCGCAGTGTCACGCAGAGCCTCTTGTCTGTCATTGGCGAATGCGTGGACCAGTTTGGGCCCGGCTGCGTCGGTGTGCAGAAGATCCTCAATGCCCGATGCCCTTTGGTCCGTTTCTCCCATCAGCCGTCTGGTTTTCAGTGTGACCTCACCGCCAACAACag GGTGGCGATGAAGAGCTCAGAGTTGCTTTACCTTTATGGCCAACTGGACCCTCGAGTGCGTCACCTGGTGTTCACCGTGAGATGTTGGGCCCGAGCAAAAGGAGTGACCAGCAGCATCCCCGGGGCCTGGATCACAAACTTCTCTCTCACAGTCATGGTGGTGTTCTTCCTGCAGGGGAGAAGCCCCTCGATAATCCCCACCCTGGACCATCTACGAAACCTTGCAG GTCCCGCGGACAAGAGCGTGATCGAGGGGAACGACTGCACATTTGTCAGCGACTTCGACAGGATTCAGCTCCAGAGCAACACGGAAACACTGG AGAAACTGCTTTGTGAATTCTTTGAGTTCTATGGCAGCTTTGAATTCATTAAGAAGTCCATAAATATCAGAAAG GGCAAAGAGCAGAACAAGCCCGAGGCGTGCGCATTGCACATCCAGAACCCGTTTGAAACAGCCCTGAATGTCAGCAAGAACGTCAACCACACACAACTCGAACGATTCGTGGATCTGTGTAAGGAGGGCGCCTGGCTACTCCAGCAGAGTGACATCATTGAGCCCAAACGGGGCCGCACCCCCCAACCATGGGGTCTCGCGAGCCTCCTGCTGCCTGCGAAGGGAACGGGGGGCAAAAGTCAAAAGAAGTGGAGAAAGGAGCTTCCTAATGTGCGGATCAAGAGCTTGCTAGAatcgctgaaaaaaaaaaacagccggaCAGCTTAA